In a genomic window of Quercus lobata isolate SW786 chromosome 4, ValleyOak3.0 Primary Assembly, whole genome shotgun sequence:
- the LOC115985817 gene encoding uncharacterized protein LOC115985817, whose protein sequence is MGSNSCSSSSSSPNPKKLKFRLSPFLCFLFLFLNFPTATAFFQNPFRKPEISYSQHCNDVVPEPPLSSDNVPVSHSNDFLSFQFAFFSGGVGIFNRTSESGISLSFNPSYIKNTTSHGVHKVKAILNIRDPWKQSVFGRRRLISIRYREDDSVFSVNGYWSESSGKLCMVGSGKSYVGSFSSKYPDVVLKLNYSKNNSIYGSLIGGTLECLHMKNDYNYFEPILILGLSQNPDYEYAKVDKSDCLSAQKGDGDINLSPSKLDRGVCFFFDGQTSLHELEYWSDCGSVNCNPLRGSIEYLPYYIAYRGVRCDQRSRKVQLLLGFPNPNDMESDFPGPNATLIAEGAWDENENKFCGVACRILANASVGDCEIGFSLRFPAVMSLRNWGSMVGEIWSKKDVKDSGYFGRFGFQNWVGVIEPQGLRYEYTKIEAVRNSCAQGKEIVRGKGKSYPDGFSLDMGFGLLVRNTEGKVASGFLRPQFVGDVIYVHQDELKSNHSRMLNMSYKITFLFEADGLSKLVIISAEGIYDRDIGLLCMIGCRHLDFESHDRNSIKNGSVDCETRITVQFPPLHAEQAEIAKGTIESRRSKSDPLYFQPLQLSSNSMTTTQAKKSIWKMNLGITMVVICCGGLLFGVLFKGHCILPKRFRDSSKYEEVPVIGNDKL, encoded by the coding sequence ATGGGCTCGAAttcatgttcttcttcttcttcttctccaaatCCTAAGAAATTGAAATTCAGACTCAGTCCCTTCCTCTGCTTCTTATTCTTATTCCTCAACTTCCCCACCGCCACAGCTTTTTTCCAAAACCCGTTTCGGAAACCCGAAATCTCTTACTCCCAGCACTGCAATGACGTCGTTCCCGAGCCCCCTTTATCCTCCGACAATGTCCCTGTTTCCCACTCCAACGATTTCCTCAGCTTCCAATTCGCATTTTTCTCCGGCGGCGTTGGAATCTTCAACCGAACATCTGAGTCCGGGATATCTCTCTCCTTCAACCCctcatatatcaaaaacaccaCCTCCCACGGCGTTCACAAGGTCAAAGCCATCCTGAACATTCGAGACCCGTGGAAGCAATCTGTTTTTGGTAGGCGGCGTTTGATTAGTATAAGGTATCGGGAAGACGATTCGGTGTTTTCGGTTAATGGGTATTGGTCAGAATCTTCTGGGAAGCTTTGTATGGTCGGATCAGGGAAGAGTTATGTTGGTTCGTTTAGTTCAAAATATCCGGATGTTGTTCTTAAGcttaattattcaaaaaataatagcaTTTATGGTAGTTTGATTGGTGGAACATTAGAATGTTTGCATATGAAAAATGATTATAATTACTTTGAACCGATTCTGATATTGGGTTTGTCACAAAATCCAGATTATGAGTATGCAAAGGTTGATAAGAGTGATTGTTTGAGTGCGCAGAAAGGTGATGGAGATATTAATTTGTCTCCAAGCAAATTGGACCGCggtgtttgtttcttttttgatggCCAGACTAGTCTTCATGAATTGGAATATTGGAGTGATTGTGGTAGTGTGAATTGCAATCCTTTACGTGGGAGTATTGAGTATTTGCCTTATTATATTGCTTATCGTGGGGTTAGGTGTGACCAACGCAGCAGAAAGGTACAGTTGTTGTTGGGTTTTCCCAATCCTAATGATATGGAATCTGATTTTCCCGGTCCTAATGCAACATTAATTGCTGAGGGTGCATGGGATGAGAATGAGAATAAGTTTTGTGGTGTTGCATGCAGAATTTTGGCTAATGCTTCTGTTGGAGATTGTGAAATTGGGTTTAGTTTAAGATTTCCGGCAGTTATGTCATTAAGGAATTGGGGTAGTATGGTGGGGGAAATTTGGAGCAAGAAAGATGTGAAGGATTCAGGTTACTTTGGAAGATTTGGGTTTCAGAATTGGGTAGGAGTGATTGAGCCCCAAGGTCTTAGATATGAGTATACTAAGATTGAGGCTGTAAGAAATTCTTGTGCACAAGGGAAGGAAATTGTTAGGGGCAAGGGAAAGTCTTATCCTGATGGGTTTTCCCTGGACATGGGATTTGGTTTGTTGGTGAGGAACACTGAAGGAAAGGTAGCGTCGGGTTTCTTAAGGCCACAATTTGTGGGAGATGTGATTTATGTACATCAGGATGAGCTGAAAAGTAACCATAGCAGAATGCTGAATATGAGTTACAAGATAACCTTCTTGTTTGAGGCTGATGGTTTATCCAAATTAGTCATTATTTCTGCTGAAGGAATATATGATAGGGATATTGGTCTCCTGTGCATGATAGGATGTCGGCATCTTGATTTTGAATCACATGATCGAAATTCGATAAAAAATGGTTCAGTGGACTGTGAAACAAGGATTACTGTTCAATTCCCTCCACTGCATGCAGAGCAGGCTGAAATTGCTAAGGGAACTATTGAAAGCAGGCGATCAAAGTCAGATCCTCTTTACTTTCAACCTCTTCAACTGTCTTCAAATTCGATGACCACTACCCAAGCTAAAAAATCCATTTGGAAAATGAATTTGGGGATTACCATGGTTGTGATTTGTTGTGGTGGTCTGCTATTTGGTGTGCTATTTAAAGGCCACTGCATTCTTCCCAAAAGGTTTAGAGACAGTTCTAAATACGAGGAAGTACCTGTTATTGGCAATGACAAATTGTAA
- the LOC115985818 gene encoding E3 ubiquitin-protein ligase AIP2-like — protein MAVVVLDKATTWDVGLTHERLSHNNSSTVVFHLQPDSTHHHIWRDAEYDEVQHQTQLPITGLTTVEILQQEFLNRDVDFLYLKLSQLLPPSLDQLEPRQREELVLQIIARAYGVLLDYSKYFPTAVNLLMRVYLNIVTTYSVSLEFEGEDHTYTPAAPSAIVALKEGRLNSSSTDTSCSICLEDFPVGSNVSCMPCSHIFHRQCIVEWLNNSHYCPVCRFKLPT, from the coding sequence ATGGCCGTGGTGGTTCTAGATAAAGCTACTACGTGGGACGTGGGATTAACCCACGAAAGGCTTTCACACAATAACTCATCCACTGTTGTCTTTCATCTACAACCCGACTCCACCCATCATCATATCTGGAGAGATGCTGAATATGATGAAGTTCAACACCAAACCCAACTCCCAATAACTGGACTCACCACCGTTGAGATTCTTCAACAAGAGTTTCTCAATCGAGATGTTGATTTCTTGTATCTAAAACTCTCTCAGCTTTTGCCTCCTTCCTTAGATCAACTCGAACCCCGACAACGAGAGGAGTTGGTGCTTCAGATCATTGCGAGGGCTTACGGGGTTTTGCTCGATTATTCCAAATATTTCCCTACTGCTGTAAATTTGTTGATGCGTGTGTATTTGAATATTGTCACAACGTACAGTGTGAGTTtggaatttgaaggagaagacCATACTTATACACCTGCTGCTCCATCAGCCATCGTGGCTTTGAAGGAAGGAAGGCTTAACTCGAGCTCTACTGATACTTCTTGTAGTATCTGCTTGGAGGATTTTCCAGTTGGTTCGAATGTCTCATGCATGCCTTGTTCTCACATCTTTCATCGGCAATGCATTGTTGAGTGGCTGAATAATAGCCATTACTGTCCTGTTTGCCGATTCAAGTTGCCGACTTAA